Below is a genomic region from Hylemonella gracilis.
CCCCAGTGCCGTCAGGATCAGCCAGGCCTTTCTGAAGCATGACTGGCCCGAAGTAGTCCGCCTGTGCCGCCTGACATTGCGCAAGAACGGACGGCATCTGCGCTCGCATCAGATGCTGGGTTTTGCGCTGAACAAACTGCGCAAGACGGATCAGGCCATCGCCGCCTATCGCCAAGGCGCCGCACTCCACCCGGAAGATGCTGACCTATTGATCAATTACGTTCAGATCCTGATGCAGGAGGGACAGGTCACCACGGCCTACCCCATACTGAAAAAAATCTGTACCCTGCGGCCGGACAAATCTCTCAGCTGGATTCATCTGGCTCGGGCCTGTTATCCCTTGACACAGCACGAAGAAGGCTTAGCTGCAGCCAACAAGGCCTGGGAGCTTGCCGAGTCCACCGAGGACAAAATCGGCGCGCTCAATCAACGTGCCATCCACAGGCGCGAACTGGGACAAGTGCATGAAGCGGTGGAAGATTGCAAGCTGGCCATCACCCTGAGTCCGAGGGATATCGCCCACCACACCAACCTGTTGCTCTTCATGCTGGCCGACCCCGATGCCAACACACAACAGATCACCGCTGCAGCCCGCGAGTACGCCTCGGTCTTCGAAACACCGCTCAAACCATTTTGGCCAGATCACGCGGCGCGCCGCCACGGCCCCTGGCGGCGACTGAAAGTGGGTTTTCTGTCGCCGGACTTTCGGATGCATGCCGTGATGTACTTCGTCGAAGGACTGTTGTCGCAACTGGACCGCCGCCAATTCGAGGTCTACGCTTTCTACCTCTCGCCCACGGACGACGATGTGACCGCGCGGGTGCGCTACCACGCGGATCATTTCATCAAGGTATCCGACAAAAACGCGCAAGAGCAGGCCCAGGCCATCCAGGATGCGGAGATCGACATTCTGATTGACTTGGCCGGACACACCGGCGGCAATGGGTTGTCGGCGATGGTTCGCAAACCGGCTCCCTTGCAGGTATCGTGGATCGGCTACCCGGCCACCACAGGACTGAGCGCCGTTGATTACAAGTTCACGGACGACGTCACCGACCCGCCGGATGCCGATGACCAGTACAGCGAACATCTGTACCGCCTGCCCACCTTTTTCTGCTGCTACCGCCCGCACAGCCGCAGCCCGCTCTGGCGCTATCAACCTGCTTACAGTGTCAAACCCACACCGGCGCTGACAAATGGCTTCATCACCTTCGGCTCCTGCAACAACCTGGGCAAACTCACCGATGAAGTGCTCACACTCTGGGGCAAGATTCTGGCTGCGGTCCCCAATTCACGCTTGCTGATCGAAGGCAAGGGTTTGGAGCAGAGTGATTTTGCCGCCGATTACCGGGCCCGTTGCGCCCGCCTGGGAATCGACCTGAACCGACTCGATCTGGTGCGACTGGACAACCGCAATCAATACCTGACTTACCACCGGATCGACATTGCGCTTGATCCCTTTCCGCTCACGGGCGGCACGACTTCATTTGACTTGCTGTGGATGGGTTTGCCCATGGTCACGATGGAAGGCAATAGCTTCAAAAGCCGCATGGGCACAGGCTTGCTGACCTACTTGGGGCGCACCGAATGGCTGACCCAGACCAAAGACGACTATCTGCGCATTGCGTGCGAACTGGCTGCTGACGTCGACGCACTCAACACCTTGCGCCTAGGCTTGCGTCGTGAGGTGGAGCAATCCGTACTGATGCGCGAAGACATATTCAACCACCACTTTGGCGAAGGACTGCGCGTGATGTGGCTGCAGTGGCTGGCCCAAGGCGAACACCCCGATGACATCGAGGCGCAAGGCAAGCTGATCGAAAGCTGGCTACCCCAAGCCCCGACCGAGTGGGCACTGCCACCCGAGCCGGGCGTGGGCTTGGCGCCTGGCCAACGCGTCTCGCTCCATGAAGCCCATCAAAAGCTGGAAGCACTTCTGGTCAGGGCCAAGCAGCACGCACAAGAGCGCACCGCCCTTCAGGATAGCGCCAGTGAAAACATGGCCGGACAGATTACTCACCGCAGCTGGCGAGAAGTGACGGATCTGGCTGAGCGCATTCTTTGCGCCGTTCCCAACGACCCGGTGGCCTTGAGCTATCTGGCCGAAGTGGAACATGCCCACGGCCACACGGAATTCGCAGTCACGTACCTGCGCTACGCGCAGGAAGCCCTCGTCGCGCGCACAAACTGAAGGGCGGGGGGGCTGAAAGATGCCCACCAGTTGGCGATGCGCATGCTGGCGCGTCGCCAACCGTTTCACTTGCGCTTCAGAAAGCCGTCCGGCGCCACCGTGACTTGTAGCTTGTGTGGCATCGCAGCATCGATCTCGAATTCCGGATGATCTTTCAAGTACGCACGCACCGCCGTCTTGGGATTGTCGCCAGGCGACCAGGGACGATCAGGGAACAGGTCGGCAGGCATGTCTTCGACAAAAGTATCGAAGACCACGCAATAACAACCCGATGTGACCAGTGGCGCATACGCAGCCAGTTCGGCCATGACATGGTCGTGCGTGTGCATCGAATCCAGACAAACCATGATGCGCTTGTAATCTCGTGCATACGACTTCACTTGCGCGATCACATCGGGAGCCACGCTCGATCCCTGGATCATGTCGATCTTGTGCGCCATAGGATGCGCCTCGATCGCCGCGCGATTGTGCTCACGAATGTCGATGTCCAGACCCAAAACACGACGCTTGCTGGCACGAGGATCCAGCACGGCGCCAGCCTGAACCGCATCACAGTAGTCCAGCATGGTCAACAATGACGCACTCAGGATGAGGGAACCGCCATGCGCGATTCCGGTTTCAATGATGAGGTCGGGTCGCGTGGTCCAGACCAGCTCCTGCATGGCCACCATGTCTTGCGGGTACTGAATGATCGGACGCCCAAGCCAGTCGAAGTTGTAGACATAGCGCCTGCGCATGGAAGCCTCTAACCACGCCTGTGACTGGGCGGTGAAGGCCGTGTCTTGAGGATAGCCAGCGATCTGCTGACGGCGTTCCCCGGCAAATTGCTGGATCGGATCGGTCATGAAAAGAAGCTCCTGAAAAATCAAGTCAGAACGGACAAGGCGGAACGCGGCCGATAGCCGAACTCCGTGCGAATACGTTGCGTATCAATCGGTGCGAAATGCGTTGTGGGCGCATTGGGCATCACCTCCACCGCGCAGCCGGTTTGCATCGTCAATTGCTGCACCCATTGCTTATGCAAGGTCTGCACGCCACTGGCTACGTTATAGAGGCGCTCACGCCCCTGCGCGGCGATGCGTGGCAGCAATTCGGCCACGTCATCGATGTGAATGTAGTCCTTGGCGGAATCCAGGGCAGTCTGCAACACGATCCGACCCGCACGCGCTTCGCGCAAGAGACTGGGAACGAAGTTGGCCGAATCCTCATCGTCGCCACCGACCACGTTGGACAGCCGCACCACGCGCACCCCGGAGCGCCCACCATGCAAACACAGGGACTCTCCCATGAGCTTGGAGAGGTTGTAAAGATCCGAGGGGTCCTGAGCCAGCATGGGCAGCGGCGCGTCCTCGCGCCCGTGGCTAGCACGCCCGTATACCCGGGTCGACGACAGATAGAGCAGGCTCTCGAAGTCAGTGCGCTGAAGCACCTCGGCCAGCAGACTCACATGCGCCTGAACGGTGTCGTAGGGTCGCTGGCGAAAATCGGCCGTCAACCCGATGGCATAGATGACATGCCCCAAAGGGCGCTGGTACAAGCTTGCATCGCCACGCACGGGTGCGTGAACGGCTTCTCCCATGCCACGCAACTGCGCGACGAGGCGGCGGCCGATGACGCCCGAGGCCCCCAACACGGTCCAGTTCACCGCCGCTCTCCCACCGCGCGCAAAGGTTGCCCCGCATACACGGTATAGGCGGCGAGCTCGCCACGCACCAGGCTGCCCGCTCCCACCACGCAACCGCGCCGCAACACGGCACCGTCGAGCAAAACGCAGTTGGCGCCGATCCAGACATCGTCCTCGATCACAATGCCGCCCTTGCCGGGCAAAAATCCCTGCTCCATGATCAGGCGCGACTTGTCCTTGTACGCATGGTTCACCGGGGCAAACGTGCAGTTGGCGGCAATCGCCACATGGTTGCCGATGGTGATGCCCTGTCCTGTGTACAACACGCAGCCTGAGTTGATGACGACCTGCTCGCCGATCACCAAGTCGCCACTACCCCCGGCGGGTTTGACCTTCACGAAGCTGTCGATGACCGAGCGCGCGCCCACCACGATGCGGCTTCCCCGCGTGGAGTCTTCGATATCAGCCAGAGGCGATATTCTGGCGCTGGGCTCAATGAGCAGCATGGTCTATTTGATGACCAAGCCTTGTCCCGTCGGCAACTCAAGAACCCGGTAGCCACGTGCCTCGAACCACGGATCCTCCGCCAGTTTCTGCTGCCGATAAGCCAGCCAGCCGTAATCATCCAGAATCAGTACGCCGCCGGGAACGAGGCGATCGAAAAGAACCTCCAGCGCCCCGACCTCAGCCTCGGCGTTGTTCAGATCCAGGTGCATGAATGCAATTTTCTCGGGCGCAACCTTTGCCAGAATCTCAGGCACTCTGCCTTGCGTGACCGTGACATTGGGGCAATCGGAGAAACGCCCCTGCGTCTGCTGGTAGAGGCGGCGACTATGCTCGAGCATGGCATGGTGGGGCATGGTGGGATCGTGATCAAACAAGTCATACAGGTAGTACTTTCGATCAGGGATCTGCGCAAAACCAACCGCGTCACAGACGATTCGAACCGTCGTCCCCTTGTAGCAAGCGCATTCCACAAAGTCCCCTTCCAGACGCAAGCCATTGCGAACGCCCCAGAGAATGGTTGCCACGCGCCAAATAACTGAATGCTCCGCCAAATTACTGACGTGTTTTCCATGCGCCGCCATCAAGGCACTGTCTTCCAGAAAACTCAGGTTGCGGTTGATGGTGAAGAGGTTGTCTCCGGCATAGATGCCGTCCTGGACTTCCATAGAATTGATGCATTGCTGGAGACCTGCTCGAAAATTCACCCCGTCGCCGATGCCAAAAAATCCCCCGGGGGCATGATTTGCCATTTACCGATCCTTTTCTGAAAAGTTGCCCAACTGAGACTGCGCCCACCCGATTAATCTCATTCCACCCGTAGTGTGGGCACCGTGGTCACAAACCGCCCGCCCCACGCCCGAATGTAAACGAGCTGCGCGGCAATCTCGGTGCGCAGATTCCAGGGCAGGATGAGCACCTCGTCCGGCCGGTCCTGGCGCAGATGGTCCTCGCCCACGATGGGGATGCGGCTGCCGGGCATGTACTTTCCCTGCTTGGCCGGGTTCAGGTCCACCACGTAAGGCAGCAGGTCGGGGCGCACGCCCGCGAAGTTCATCAGGGTATTGCCCTTGGCCGCTGCGCCATAAGCACCCACCTTGCGGCCAGCCTGCTTGGCTTGCAACAGGAACTCCAGCAACTCGCGCTTGATGCGTTCTGCCTCACGCTGGAAGCCGGCATAAAAACCGGGGCTGCCGACGCCGGCCGAACGCTCGCGCACGAGCACGGCCTGCACGGCCGATGCCATGGCATGCCGGCCGGTGTCGGCGCGCTGGGCATAGACGCGCAGGCTGCCGCCGTGCGTGGGCAGTTCCTCCACGTCGAACACCTGCAGGCCGTTGGCCGCAAAAATGCGCTGCACGGCGGTCAGCGACAGATAGGAATAGTGCTCGTGGTAGGCCGTGTCGAACTGGCATTCCTGCACCATGCGCAGCAGGTGCGGGAACTCGAAGGTCGCCACGCCCTGCTCTTTCAGCAGGATGGCGAAACCGCCCACGAAGTCATTGATGTCGGGCACATGAGCCAGCACATTGTTGGCCGCGGTCAGGTCGGCACCGCGGCCCGCGGCCACGAGTTCACGCGCCAGGGCCACGCCGAAGAAACGCTCCACGATCTCGATGCCCAGTTTGCGTGCGGCCACCGCCGTGCTGGCCGTGGGTTCGATGCCATAACAAGGCACACCTGCCTGCCGCACGTACTGCAGCAAGTAGCCGTCGTTCGCGGCCACCTCGACCACATTGCTTTGCGCGCCGAGCTGGAAGCGCGCGCGCATGGCCTCCACGTAGGCCCGCGCGTGCGCGAGCCAGGAGCTGGAATAGGAGCTGAAGTAGGCGTAGTCGGCATCGAACAGTTGCTCGCGGCCGGCATGGTCCTCGGTCTGCACCAGCCAGCAGCTTTCACACACCAGCAGGCGCAGGGGGTACCAGGTTTCGGGGCCGTGCAGCGCGGCCTCGGTCAGGTAGGCGTTGGACGGCGGTGCGCTGCCCAGATCCAGAAAGGGCAGTCGCAACTCGGCTCCGCAGTGGCGGCATTTCATGACACTTCAACTCCAGCAAAGTCTCGCCCAAGGGGCACGAAGCCCGCGTCCCGTACCGACAAGCCCTGCACGGGCAGCGGCCAGGTGATGGCCAGACGCGCATCCTGCACGGGTAGCCCGTTTTCGGACTGCGGTGCGTAGGGCGCGGAATGGCAATAAATCAGTTCAGCCTCATCGCTCAGGACCTGGAAGCCATGGGCGAAGCCAGGCGGGATCAGCAAGGCCGAGCCGTGCGTGTCGCTGGCCTGCGGGCTCAGGCGCTCGGCATGCCAGCGCAGGAAGGTGGGCGAACCCGGGCGCAGGTCCACCGCCACATCCCACACCTCGCCCCGCACACAACTCACCAGCTTGGCCTCCTGGTGCGGCGCCTGCTGGTAATGCAGGCCGCGCACCAGCCCTCGACCGCGGCTAAGGCTGTGGTTGATCTGTGCGATGGGCCAGACCCAGCCGGCCGGCCGGAGTTCCTCGGCACAGAAGAGGCGGGAAAACACCCCGCGCTCGTCCGAGCGCAGGCGACGCTGCACGCGCCTCAAGCCAGCCAGCGGCAAATCGATGACGTTCAGGCTGCCGCTCACGCCGCCGCCCTCGCTTCAACACCACGCCAGGCGTCCAGATCGGCCAGGCACAGCGCCTGCGCCTGGGCGCCCTCGTGCAGAGCCCGGTACCAACGCAGCGTGCGGCCCACGGACTCCGCGAGGTTCCAGCGTGGCGCCAGGCCCAAGCGGGTCTGCGCCAGCGAGGTGTCCAGCGCCAGCCAGCCCGCTTCGTGCGGACCATCGATGTGCTGCGCATAGTTGACCTGACCGCCCGGCCAAGTGGTTCGCGCCAGATCGATCACCGTGCGCACCGTGGCCCGTTCGTGGGGCAAGGGGCCGAAGTTCCAGGCCTGGGCGGCCGAGGCGTCGGTCCACAAAGTCTGGGCCAGCACGAGGTAGGCGGCCAAGGGCTCCAGCACATGCTGC
It encodes:
- a CDS encoding NAD-dependent epimerase/dehydratase family protein codes for the protein MNWTVLGASGVIGRRLVAQLRGMGEAVHAPVRGDASLYQRPLGHVIYAIGLTADFRQRPYDTVQAHVSLLAEVLQRTDFESLLYLSSTRVYGRASHGREDAPLPMLAQDPSDLYNLSKLMGESLCLHGGRSGVRVVRLSNVVGGDDEDSANFVPSLLREARAGRIVLQTALDSAKDYIHIDDVAELLPRIAAQGRERLYNVASGVQTLHKQWVQQLTMQTGCAVEVMPNAPTTHFAPIDTQRIRTEFGYRPRSALSVLT
- a CDS encoding tetratricopeptide repeat protein; the protein is MPAPTTQQQADPSAVRISQAFLKHDWPEVVRLCRLTLRKNGRHLRSHQMLGFALNKLRKTDQAIAAYRQGAALHPEDADLLINYVQILMQEGQVTTAYPILKKICTLRPDKSLSWIHLARACYPLTQHEEGLAAANKAWELAESTEDKIGALNQRAIHRRELGQVHEAVEDCKLAITLSPRDIAHHTNLLLFMLADPDANTQQITAAAREYASVFETPLKPFWPDHAARRHGPWRRLKVGFLSPDFRMHAVMYFVEGLLSQLDRRQFEVYAFYLSPTDDDVTARVRYHADHFIKVSDKNAQEQAQAIQDAEIDILIDLAGHTGGNGLSAMVRKPAPLQVSWIGYPATTGLSAVDYKFTDDVTDPPDADDQYSEHLYRLPTFFCCYRPHSRSPLWRYQPAYSVKPTPALTNGFITFGSCNNLGKLTDEVLTLWGKILAAVPNSRLLIEGKGLEQSDFAADYRARCARLGIDLNRLDLVRLDNRNQYLTYHRIDIALDPFPLTGGTTSFDLLWMGLPMVTMEGNSFKSRMGTGLLTYLGRTEWLTQTKDDYLRIACELAADVDALNTLRLGLRREVEQSVLMREDIFNHHFGEGLRVMWLQWLAQGEHPDDIEAQGKLIESWLPQAPTEWALPPEPGVGLAPGQRVSLHEAHQKLEALLVRAKQHAQERTALQDSASENMAGQITHRSWREVTDLAERILCAVPNDPVALSYLAEVEHAHGHTEFAVTYLRYAQEALVARTN
- a CDS encoding acyltransferase, producing the protein MLLIEPSARISPLADIEDSTRGSRIVVGARSVIDSFVKVKPAGGSGDLVIGEQVVINSGCVLYTGQGITIGNHVAIAANCTFAPVNHAYKDKSRLIMEQGFLPGKGGIVIEDDVWIGANCVLLDGAVLRRGCVVGAGSLVRGELAAYTVYAGQPLRAVGERR
- a CDS encoding class I SAM-dependent methyltransferase is translated as MKCRHCGAELRLPFLDLGSAPPSNAYLTEAALHGPETWYPLRLLVCESCWLVQTEDHAGREQLFDADYAYFSSYSSSWLAHARAYVEAMRARFQLGAQSNVVEVAANDGYLLQYVRQAGVPCYGIEPTASTAVAARKLGIEIVERFFGVALARELVAAGRGADLTAANNVLAHVPDINDFVGGFAILLKEQGVATFEFPHLLRMVQECQFDTAYHEHYSYLSLTAVQRIFAANGLQVFDVEELPTHGGSLRVYAQRADTGRHAMASAVQAVLVRERSAGVGSPGFYAGFQREAERIKRELLEFLLQAKQAGRKVGAYGAAAKGNTLMNFAGVRPDLLPYVVDLNPAKQGKYMPGSRIPIVGEDHLRQDRPDEVLILPWNLRTEIAAQLVYIRAWGGRFVTTVPTLRVE
- a CDS encoding dTDP-4-dehydrorhamnose 3,5-epimerase family protein: MSGSLNVIDLPLAGLRRVQRRLRSDERGVFSRLFCAEELRPAGWVWPIAQINHSLSRGRGLVRGLHYQQAPHQEAKLVSCVRGEVWDVAVDLRPGSPTFLRWHAERLSPQASDTHGSALLIPPGFAHGFQVLSDEAELIYCHSAPYAPQSENGLPVQDARLAITWPLPVQGLSVRDAGFVPLGRDFAGVEVS
- a CDS encoding class I SAM-dependent methyltransferase, translated to MANHAPGGFFGIGDGVNFRAGLQQCINSMEVQDGIYAGDNLFTINRNLSFLEDSALMAAHGKHVSNLAEHSVIWRVATILWGVRNGLRLEGDFVECACYKGTTVRIVCDAVGFAQIPDRKYYLYDLFDHDPTMPHHAMLEHSRRLYQQTQGRFSDCPNVTVTQGRVPEILAKVAPEKIAFMHLDLNNAEAEVGALEVLFDRLVPGGVLILDDYGWLAYRQQKLAEDPWFEARGYRVLELPTGQGLVIK
- a CDS encoding cephalosporin hydroxylase family protein → MTDPIQQFAGERRQQIAGYPQDTAFTAQSQAWLEASMRRRYVYNFDWLGRPIIQYPQDMVAMQELVWTTRPDLIIETGIAHGGSLILSASLLTMLDYCDAVQAGAVLDPRASKRRVLGLDIDIREHNRAAIEAHPMAHKIDMIQGSSVAPDVIAQVKSYARDYKRIMVCLDSMHTHDHVMAELAAYAPLVTSGCYCVVFDTFVEDMPADLFPDRPWSPGDNPKTAVRAYLKDHPEFEIDAAMPHKLQVTVAPDGFLKRK